In a genomic window of Paramecium tetraurelia macronuclear, complete genome:
- a CDS encoding Steroid dehydrogenase: MFFFIIGSATIAFIVFRILEEIYKCLQPFPNIQAKYGKDCWAVVTGASDGIGKGYCQVLAQQNVNICMLVRNEEKAKKLIEELSKGSTSKFKIVVVDFNNSLEEGFFDRVYKQIENLDIGLLINNVGVSHTRPLEKYNDNELREMITVNCFPIVFLTKKIIPKMLQRTKSAIINLSSFAGRVPLPYHQTYAATKAFDDFFSRSIALEYTNIDIMAHRPMYVTTAMTNFKKGQGAISPIQSAKGALQRLGLEYSTHGHILHRIQGFFGAVVVPSFLRNKLVKKELKKLVRKYL, translated from the exons atgttctTTTTTATCATTGGATCAGCCACAATAGCTTTTATTGTATTCagaattttagaagaaaTCTATAAGTGCTTACAACCCTTTCCAAATATATAAGCTAAGTATGGCAAAGACTGTTGGGCAGTTGTAACAGGGGCATCTGATGGGATTGGAAAAGGCTATTGCCAAGTTTTGGCTTAATAAAATGTGAACATTTGCATGCTTGTCAGAAATGAGGAGAAGGCTAAAAAGTTGATTGAGGAGTTAAGTAAGGGATCAACCTCAAAGTTTAAGATAGTTGTGGTTGATTTTAACAACTCTTTGGAGGAAGGATTTTTTGATAGAGTATACAAATAGATTGAAAATTTGGATATAGGATtgctaataaataatgttggAGTATCACat aCAAGACCATTAGAGAAATACAATGACAATGAACTAAGAGAAATGATTACAGTTAATTGTTTCCCCATTGTATTTTTGACAAAGAAGATAATTCCTAAAATGCTTTAGAGAACAAAATctgcaataattaatttatcatcattCGCTGGAAGAGTCCCTCTGCCTTATCATTAAACATATGCTGCAACCAAAGCATTTGATGATTTCTTTTCAAGATCAATAGCACTTGAATAtacaaatattgatattatggCACATAGACCAATGTATGTAACAACAGCAATGACAAATTTCAAGAAAGGACAAGGAGCTATATCACCAATTTAGTCTGCCAAAGGAgcatt ACAACGATTGGGATTAGAATATTCTACTCATGGACACATTCTACATAGAATTCAGGGATTTTTCGGTGCTGTTGTTGTACCATCattcttaagaaataaattagtgaaaaaagaattgaaaaaattagtaagaaaatatttgtga